In Brienomyrus brachyistius isolate T26 chromosome 3, BBRACH_0.4, whole genome shotgun sequence, the following proteins share a genomic window:
- the apex1 gene encoding DNA-(apurinic or apyrimidinic site) endonuclease, with translation MSKRGKKKEEAAAAADGDKDNGAAPPAKKGKKEKEPEAPILYEDPPDKLSTKDGRAANMKITSWNVDGLRAWVKKKGLDWVREESPDVLCLQETKCSEKALPQDITSMPEFPHKYWAGSEDKEGYSGVAMLCKTKPLNVTFGIGKEEHDKEGRVITAEFPTFYLVTAYVPNAGRGLVRLDYRKTWDVDFQAYLSGLDEKKPLVLCGDLNVAHQEIDLKNPKGNRKNAGFTAEEREGFTQLLSAGFVDSFRELYPEQANAYTFWTYMMNSRSKNVGWRLDYFVLSSKLVSALCDSKIRNSAMGSDHCPITLHLAV, from the exons ATGTCAAAGAGAGGTAAGAAGAAGGAGgaagcagcagctgcagcagatggCGACAAGGACAACGGTGCcg CCCCACCTGCCAAGAAAGGTAAGAAGGAGAAGGAACCGGAAGCCCCTATACTGTATGAAGACCCCCCAGACAAGCTGAGCACTAAAGATGGCCGTGCagccaacatgaagatcacttCATGGAACGTGGATGGTTTGCGGGCCTGGGTCAAGAAGAAGGGTCTGGAT TGGGTCCGCGAGGAGTCCCCCGACGTGCTGTGCTTGCAGGAGACCAAGTGTTCAGAGAAGGCTCTTCCTCAGGATATCACCTCCATGCCTGAGTTCCCCCATAAGTACTGGGCTGGTTCTGAGGATAAGGAGGGCTACAGTGGGGTGGCCATGCTTTGCAAAACCAAGCCCCTAAACGTCACCTTTGGCATTG GCAAAGAAGAGCATGACAAGGAAGGGAGAGTGATTACTGCGGAGTTCCCCACCTTCTATCTGGTCACAGCCTACGTGCCGAACGCTGGCAGGGGCCTTGTGCGACTTGACTACCGCAAGACCTGGGATGTGGACTTCCAGGCCTACCTGAGCGGGCTGGATGAGAAGAAACCCCTGGTGCTCTGTGGTGACCTGAACGTGGCTCACCAGGAGATCGACCTGAAGAACCCCAAGGGTAACCGCAAGAATGCTGGGTTCACAGCTGAGGAGCGTGAGGGGTTCACTCAGCTGCTGTCCGCCGGCTTTGTCGACAGCTTCCGGGAGCTGTACCCAGAGCAGGCCAATGCCTACACCTTCTGGACCTACATGATGAATTCCCGCTCCAAGAATGTGGGCTGGCGGCTGGACTACTTCGTGCTCTCCAGCAAGCTGGTGTCGGCACTGTGTGACAGCAAGATTCGTAATTCGGCGATGGGCAGTGACCACTGCCCCATCACCCTCCATCTTGCAGTGTAG